A single genomic interval of Streptomyces sp. BA2 harbors:
- a CDS encoding hemerythrin domain-containing protein: MTESIAHLPSGHQTMLLAHRAMVRDLDRVARSAEQLARTPDAEQAAALLDYVDKLFQVIEHHHEGEDDFLWPRLRELGADQEALALMTAEHEELAKVLHTWHETSKRLGTDPAVAAELAKRTEEVREQLAGHAGDEERELLGRLAPALGKQIWKGFATHMRKTAPGWTLRFMPAWLLSVAGPGEQGGVAAAPIGRLFSGWLEKRQRAAFGENY; this comes from the coding sequence ATGACCGAGTCCATCGCCCACCTGCCCTCGGGCCACCAGACGATGCTCCTGGCCCACCGTGCCATGGTGCGCGACCTCGACCGCGTGGCCCGCAGCGCCGAACAGCTGGCCCGTACCCCCGACGCCGAACAGGCCGCCGCCCTCCTCGACTACGTGGACAAGCTGTTCCAGGTGATCGAGCACCACCACGAGGGCGAGGACGACTTCCTCTGGCCGCGCCTGCGCGAACTGGGCGCCGACCAGGAGGCGTTGGCCCTCATGACCGCCGAGCACGAAGAGCTTGCGAAGGTCCTGCACACCTGGCACGAGACGAGCAAACGGCTCGGCACGGACCCTGCCGTAGCGGCGGAACTGGCCAAACGCACGGAGGAGGTGCGCGAACAGCTGGCCGGGCACGCGGGCGACGAGGAGCGGGAGCTCCTCGGCCGGCTCGCCCCGGCGCTCGGCAAGCAGATCTGGAAGGGCTTCGCGACCCACATGCGCAAGACGGCCCCCGGCTGGACGCTGCGCTTCATGCCGGCCTGGCTGCTGTCCGTGGCCGGACCGGGTGAGCAGGGCGGCGTCGCCGCGGCACCGATCGGCCGGCTGTTCAGCGGCTGGCTGGAGAAGCGCCAGCGCGCCGCCTTCGGCGAGAACTACTGA
- a CDS encoding beta-ketoacyl-ACP synthase III: MSPILSTSQGARFARIMGVGTYRPRRIVDNEEASRLIDSSDEWIRARTGIHTRRWAGPDETLAVMAEEAAAKAIAAAGISPADVTCVIAATFTYLKQTPAVATEIAHRVGARGAAAFDLSAGCAGFVHGVVLAADAVRSRGGHVLVVGVERMTDLLNLKDRSTAFIFGDGAGAVVIGPSETPAIGPAIWGADGSQADAIEQTAPWDVLRDSPDQEFPWMRQEGQRVFRWAVYEMAEVAGQALDAAGLTPADLDVFIPHQANVRIIDAMAKRIGLPEGVRVAKDIVTSGNTSGASIPLAMDAVLASGDAKPGDTALLLGYGAGLSYASVVATMP, from the coding sequence ATGAGCCCGATACTGAGCACCTCCCAGGGCGCCCGCTTCGCACGGATCATGGGCGTGGGTACGTACCGCCCGCGACGGATCGTCGACAATGAAGAAGCCAGCCGCCTCATCGACTCGTCGGACGAATGGATCCGCGCCCGCACGGGGATCCACACCCGACGCTGGGCGGGACCCGACGAGACCCTGGCGGTGATGGCCGAGGAGGCCGCGGCCAAGGCCATCGCGGCGGCGGGCATCTCCCCGGCCGACGTCACCTGCGTCATCGCCGCGACCTTCACCTACCTCAAGCAGACCCCGGCCGTCGCGACGGAGATCGCGCACCGCGTCGGAGCGCGCGGCGCCGCGGCCTTCGACCTGTCGGCGGGCTGCGCCGGGTTCGTGCACGGCGTGGTGCTCGCGGCGGACGCGGTCCGCAGCCGCGGCGGCCACGTCCTGGTCGTCGGCGTGGAGCGGATGACCGACCTGCTGAACCTCAAGGACCGCTCGACGGCCTTCATCTTCGGGGACGGCGCGGGCGCCGTGGTGATCGGCCCCTCCGAGACCCCCGCCATCGGCCCGGCGATCTGGGGAGCGGACGGCTCCCAGGCGGACGCGATCGAGCAGACCGCCCCGTGGGACGTGCTCAGGGACTCACCCGACCAGGAGTTCCCGTGGATGCGCCAGGAAGGGCAGCGGGTCTTCCGCTGGGCCGTCTACGAGATGGCCGAGGTCGCAGGACAGGCCCTGGACGCCGCCGGTCTGACCCCCGCCGACCTCGACGTCTTCATCCCGCACCAGGCCAACGTCCGCATCATCGACGCGATGGCGAAGCGCATCGGCCTGCCGGAGGGCGTGCGGGTGGCCAAGGACATCGTCACCTCGGGCAACACTTCCGGCGCCTCCATCCCGCTCGCCATGGACGCGGTGCTCGCGTCGGGCGACGCGAAGCCCGGCGACACGGCCCTGCTGCTCGGCTACGGGGCGGGCCTCTCGTACGCGTCGGTCGTGGCCACCATGCCGTGA
- a CDS encoding DUF5949 family protein, whose product MTSTSSETRTFRAADLGTLTVVAWSGEHPEDEQDMAFLLAYSLGDGEGGPEAAAEAIELLLENTGLPIGGPVVESSRNPSLPVTLLVEAGQAALNMPYLNAQCVVPPEWLAAVGERGHAYFMFTTRPWPEAKPGVPLAEEALAAFAGAEETMARAAHCLLTAKSLRG is encoded by the coding sequence ATGACGTCGACATCGAGCGAAACCCGCACTTTCCGAGCCGCCGATCTGGGCACCCTCACCGTGGTCGCCTGGAGTGGTGAACACCCCGAGGACGAGCAGGACATGGCTTTCCTGCTCGCCTATTCGCTGGGTGACGGCGAAGGCGGACCTGAGGCCGCGGCCGAAGCAATCGAGCTCCTGCTGGAGAACACCGGACTCCCCATCGGTGGCCCCGTCGTGGAGAGCTCCCGCAACCCGAGCCTGCCCGTCACCCTCCTCGTCGAGGCCGGCCAGGCCGCACTGAACATGCCGTACCTCAACGCCCAGTGCGTCGTACCGCCGGAGTGGCTCGCCGCGGTGGGCGAACGGGGCCACGCCTACTTCATGTTCACCACGCGTCCCTGGCCCGAGGCCAAGCCCGGCGTTCCCCTCGCCGAGGAGGCCCTCGCGGCGTTCGCGGGCGCCGAGGAGACCATGGCCCGGGCCGCGCACTGCCTGCTCACCGCGAAGAGCCTGCGCGGCTAG
- a CDS encoding DUF6875 domain-containing protein: MSPSVSAVTPQYGKADTPDRPAASPLERGQRWIEEFIMRPHERINREGAVCPFVESSMKAQSFRIEEWRVDPDIDAEGMVGLVRRMAEAFETTRWEGRNRVLHTLVLVLTGLPEESHRLLDEAHALAKPELVGRGLMLAQFHPDCDERAARNPEFEVSRSPVPMLAMRWMAFHDVLFLGSDPEWFAAYEERYGGRHERGSVADPMFAEAFAEARDKWGTT, translated from the coding sequence ATGAGTCCGTCGGTATCGGCCGTCACTCCGCAGTACGGGAAGGCGGACACACCGGATCGCCCTGCCGCGTCACCCCTGGAACGGGGGCAGCGGTGGATAGAAGAGTTCATCATGCGGCCGCACGAGCGTATCAACCGGGAGGGCGCCGTCTGCCCGTTCGTCGAATCCTCGATGAAGGCACAGAGCTTCCGCATCGAGGAATGGCGGGTCGATCCGGACATCGACGCCGAAGGAATGGTGGGCCTCGTGCGCCGGATGGCCGAGGCCTTCGAGACCACACGCTGGGAGGGCCGCAACCGCGTCCTGCACACCCTCGTCCTGGTCCTGACGGGCCTCCCCGAGGAAAGCCACCGCCTGCTCGACGAGGCGCACGCCCTCGCCAAGCCCGAACTGGTCGGCCGCGGCCTGATGCTGGCGCAGTTCCATCCGGACTGCGACGAACGCGCCGCGCGCAACCCGGAGTTCGAGGTGTCGCGATCCCCAGTGCCGATGCTGGCGATGCGCTGGATGGCCTTCCACGACGTACTGTTCCTCGGCTCGGACCCCGAGTGGTTCGCCGCCTACGAGGAGCGGTACGGAGGCAGACACGAGCGGGGTTCGGTGGCCGACCCGATGTTCGCCGAGGCCTTCGCCGAAGCACGGGACAAGTGGGGCACCACATGA
- a CDS encoding chaplin: protein MSRIAKAAAVALGTGAVVLSGTGMAMADAGAEGAAVGSPGVLSGNLVQVPVHVPVNVCGNTVDIIGLLNPAFGNTCVNADGGHGKPGHHGHHGNHGGYGG, encoded by the coding sequence ATGTCTCGCATCGCGAAGGCAGCCGCTGTTGCCCTCGGCACGGGCGCCGTGGTGCTCAGTGGCACCGGTATGGCCATGGCGGACGCAGGCGCCGAGGGTGCGGCCGTGGGCTCGCCCGGCGTCCTTTCGGGCAACCTCGTCCAGGTCCCGGTCCACGTCCCGGTCAACGTGTGCGGCAACACCGTGGACATCATCGGGCTGCTGAACCCGGCGTTCGGCAACACCTGCGTGAACGCCGACGGCGGCCACGGCAAGCCCGGCCACCACGGCCACCACGGCAACCACGGCGGCTACGGCGGCTGA
- a CDS encoding acyl-CoA dehydrogenase → MSHYKPNLRDLEFNLFEVLGCERTYGRGAFASTGRDTARGILAEVERLAVHELADPFVEADRTPPRYDPATRSVTLPDSFKEAYCTWMESGWHLLDLPSSLGGADVPPSLRWAVAELALGANPSLYLYQGLAGFAKILDRLGTPDQRRLARLMVDRQWGATMVLTEPDAGSDVGACRTKAVRQPDGSWHIEGVKRFITSGEHDLAENIVHFVLARPEGHKPGTKGLSLFLVPKFHIADVSAGRLGERNGVYATALEDKMGLKSSATCELTFGAEQPAVGVLLGEVHDGIRQMFQVIEQARMIVGTKSAATLSTGYLNAAAYAKERLQGTDLAALGDKSAPKVPITRHPEVRRSLLLQKGYAEGLRALVLHTATVQDRIAEAEAAGGADEEAKALNDLLLPIVKGYSSERACEQLNHALQIFGGAGYIKDFPLEQYIRDTKIDTLYEGTTAIQGLDFFFRKVAKDQGAALGALLTEVEKTAYAVTSGELAEAHAQLAEAVTQLRAIVDVMGGHLLRSFEESTAMYQVGRNTTRLLMAAGDVLVGWLLLRQATVAESKLAQRPDGPNASDAAFYRGKIAAARFFAQEVLPLLTAERSVAERTDTVLMTVPDEAW, encoded by the coding sequence ATGAGCCACTACAAGCCGAACCTGCGGGACCTGGAGTTCAACCTCTTCGAGGTCCTCGGCTGCGAGCGGACGTACGGCAGGGGCGCCTTCGCGTCGACGGGCCGTGACACCGCGCGCGGCATCCTGGCCGAGGTGGAGCGGCTCGCCGTGCACGAACTGGCGGACCCCTTCGTCGAGGCCGACCGCACCCCGCCGCGCTACGACCCGGCGACCCGTTCGGTCACCCTGCCCGACTCCTTCAAGGAGGCGTACTGCACCTGGATGGAGTCCGGCTGGCACCTGCTCGACCTGCCGTCGTCCCTGGGCGGCGCCGACGTGCCGCCGTCCCTGCGCTGGGCCGTCGCCGAACTCGCACTCGGCGCCAACCCCTCGCTCTACCTCTACCAAGGCCTGGCGGGCTTCGCGAAGATCCTCGACCGGCTCGGCACCCCGGACCAGCGGCGGCTCGCCCGCCTCATGGTCGACCGGCAGTGGGGCGCCACCATGGTGCTCACCGAGCCGGACGCGGGCAGCGACGTGGGCGCCTGCCGGACCAAGGCGGTCCGGCAGCCGGACGGCAGCTGGCACATCGAGGGCGTCAAGCGGTTCATCACCTCCGGTGAGCACGACCTGGCCGAGAACATCGTCCACTTCGTGCTCGCGCGCCCCGAGGGCCACAAGCCGGGAACGAAGGGCCTCTCGCTCTTCCTCGTGCCGAAGTTCCACATCGCCGACGTCTCCGCGGGCCGCCTCGGCGAGCGCAACGGCGTCTACGCCACGGCACTTGAGGACAAGATGGGCCTGAAGTCCTCGGCCACCTGCGAGCTCACCTTCGGCGCCGAACAGCCCGCCGTCGGCGTGCTCCTCGGCGAGGTCCACGACGGCATACGGCAGATGTTCCAGGTCATCGAGCAGGCCCGGATGATCGTCGGCACCAAGTCGGCGGCCACCCTCTCCACCGGCTACCTCAACGCGGCCGCGTACGCCAAGGAGCGCCTCCAGGGCACGGACCTGGCGGCCTTGGGCGACAAGTCCGCGCCGAAGGTCCCCATCACCCGCCACCCCGAGGTCCGGCGCTCCCTGCTCCTCCAGAAGGGGTACGCCGAGGGCCTGCGCGCCCTGGTCCTGCACACCGCGACGGTGCAGGACCGGATCGCGGAGGCCGAGGCCGCGGGCGGCGCGGACGAAGAGGCGAAGGCTCTCAACGACCTGCTGCTTCCGATCGTCAAGGGCTACAGCTCGGAGCGCGCCTGCGAGCAGCTGAACCACGCGCTCCAGATCTTCGGCGGCGCCGGCTACATCAAGGACTTCCCGCTGGAGCAGTACATCCGCGACACCAAGATCGACACGTTGTACGAGGGAACCACCGCGATCCAGGGCCTCGACTTCTTCTTCCGCAAGGTGGCGAAGGACCAGGGCGCCGCGCTCGGTGCGCTCCTGACCGAGGTGGAGAAGACCGCGTACGCCGTCACGAGCGGCGAACTCGCGGAGGCCCACGCCCAGTTGGCGGAAGCAGTTACGCAACTGCGAGCCATCGTCGATGTCATGGGCGGGCACCTGCTGCGCTCCTTCGAGGAATCCACGGCGATGTACCAGGTGGGGCGGAACACCACCAGGCTCCTGATGGCGGCCGGCGACGTACTCGTCGGCTGGCTCCTGCTCCGGCAGGCCACGGTGGCCGAGTCGAAGCTGGCGCAGCGGCCGGATGGCCCGAACGCCTCCGATGCGGCCTTCTACCGAGGCAAGATCGCAGCAGCCAGGTTCTTCGCCCAGGAGGTGCTGCCGCTGCTGACCGCGGAGCGTTCCGTCGCGGAGCGCACGGACACGGTGCTCATGACCGTGCCGGACGAGGCCTGGTGA
- a CDS encoding tyrosinase family oxidase copper chaperone, which translates to MPISALTRRATMRNLIGVAVAAVTGQTVLHWWTRRPAQHPPSDALGDGSFDEMYEGRHIRGSRAAAGHQHAGASWDITVDGRPLHLMRRADGGYLSMIDHYQSYPTPLIATRRAVDELGRGQQLRAGDA; encoded by the coding sequence ATGCCGATCTCAGCCCTCACCCGCCGGGCCACGATGCGGAACCTCATCGGAGTGGCCGTCGCCGCCGTGACCGGGCAGACCGTCCTCCACTGGTGGACTCGGCGCCCGGCTCAGCACCCGCCGTCGGACGCCCTCGGCGACGGCTCGTTCGACGAGATGTACGAGGGCCGGCACATCCGCGGATCGAGAGCCGCCGCGGGACATCAACACGCGGGCGCCTCCTGGGACATCACCGTCGACGGGCGCCCGCTCCACCTCATGCGGCGCGCCGACGGCGGCTACCTGAGCATGATCGACCACTACCAGTCGTATCCGACGCCTCTCATCGCCACCCGCAGAGCAGTGGACGAACTCGGCCGCGGCCAGCAACTGCGCGCCGGGGACGCCTGA
- a CDS encoding vitamin K epoxide reductase family protein: protein MHTKTPLPEARKPEAPLGRVDPPPNGTGGSRAFALLLVITGAAGLLAAWVITLDKFKLLEDPDFTPGCSLNPVVSCGNIMTSDQASVFGFPNPMLGLAAYAAVTCVGMSLLGRARFPRWYWLTLNAGMLFGVGFCTWLQYQSLYEINSLCLWCCLAWVATIIMFWHVTSFNVRKGFLPAPSWLRTFLGEFTWVFPVLHVGIIGMLILTRWWDFWTS from the coding sequence ATGCACACCAAGACTCCTCTTCCTGAAGCCCGTAAGCCCGAAGCCCCCTTAGGGCGCGTGGACCCGCCGCCCAACGGCACCGGTGGGAGCCGTGCGTTCGCGCTGCTTCTGGTGATCACGGGTGCGGCGGGTCTGCTCGCGGCGTGGGTCATCACGCTGGACAAGTTCAAGCTGCTTGAGGACCCGGACTTCACGCCGGGCTGCAGCCTCAATCCGGTGGTCTCCTGCGGCAACATCATGACGAGCGACCAGGCATCGGTGTTCGGCTTCCCGAACCCGATGCTGGGCCTGGCCGCGTACGCCGCCGTGACGTGCGTGGGCATGAGCCTGCTGGGCCGTGCGCGCTTCCCGCGCTGGTACTGGCTGACGCTGAACGCGGGCATGCTCTTCGGGGTCGGCTTCTGCACCTGGCTCCAGTACCAGTCGCTGTACGAGATCAACTCGCTGTGCCTGTGGTGCTGCCTGGCCTGGGTCGCCACGATCATCATGTTCTGGCACGTCACGTCGTTCAACGTCCGCAAGGGCTTCCTGCCCGCGCCCTCCTGGCTGCGTACGTTCCTCGGTGAGTTCACCTGGGTCTTCCCAGTGCTGCACGTCGGCATCATCGGCATGCTGATCCTCACCCGCTGGTGGGACTTCTGGACCAGCTGA
- a CDS encoding pyridoxal phosphate-dependent aminotransferase, translating into MPQVQAPPPGFFADTEIVGREDHLRLHLNENPYGPPPGTIDAVRAEAASYLNRYPDSECGELRGRLAGHFGVTPDMVAVGNGTDELVLVTSMAFLREPGASVVTTATTFPGYVVSAAAVGARAHTVPLNGASIPVDGVVAEMERGAELAFVCNPLNPTGAVLDRAAVSELIDAAERSGTVLVFDEAYMDFAGPAHEFALDAVREGRRVLVTRTFSKAWGLASVRMGFVIGPQDLVQRINSVAAALPFNVNRPAQRAVLRALEQPEHIDQVRADNARARELLCKSLDNLDIEYAPSVSNFVMVKVPGAPGEGAAPGDSVGFAARLAAEHRIFVRNLDVLGLPGYLRISVGTVDEVERLSTALAALLGHQS; encoded by the coding sequence ATGCCCCAGGTCCAGGCTCCGCCGCCGGGCTTCTTCGCCGACACCGAGATCGTCGGCAGGGAGGACCATCTGCGACTGCATCTCAACGAGAACCCGTACGGTCCGCCGCCCGGAACCATCGACGCCGTAAGGGCGGAGGCGGCGAGCTACCTCAACCGATACCCCGACAGCGAGTGCGGCGAACTCCGCGGCAGGCTGGCCGGCCACTTCGGGGTCACCCCCGACATGGTCGCGGTCGGCAACGGCACCGACGAACTGGTCCTCGTCACCTCGATGGCGTTCCTGCGCGAGCCCGGCGCCTCGGTGGTCACCACCGCCACCACCTTCCCCGGTTACGTGGTGTCCGCCGCGGCCGTCGGGGCGCGGGCGCACACCGTTCCGCTGAACGGCGCGTCGATCCCGGTCGACGGGGTCGTGGCCGAGATGGAGCGCGGCGCCGAACTCGCCTTCGTCTGCAATCCGCTCAACCCGACCGGGGCGGTGCTCGACCGGGCGGCCGTGTCGGAACTGATCGACGCCGCGGAACGCAGCGGGACGGTGCTCGTCTTCGACGAGGCCTACATGGACTTCGCGGGCCCTGCCCACGAGTTCGCCCTCGACGCGGTGCGCGAGGGCCGCCGCGTCCTGGTGACGCGCACCTTCTCCAAGGCGTGGGGACTGGCCTCGGTCCGCATGGGGTTCGTCATCGGCCCCCAGGACCTCGTCCAGCGGATCAACAGCGTCGCGGCCGCCCTGCCCTTCAACGTCAACCGTCCCGCTCAGCGGGCCGTGCTGCGCGCCCTCGAACAGCCCGAGCACATCGACCAGGTGCGCGCGGACAACGCACGGGCCAGGGAGCTGCTCTGCAAGTCCCTGGACAACCTGGACATCGAGTACGCCCCGTCCGTCTCCAACTTCGTGATGGTGAAGGTGCCGGGGGCGCCGGGGGAGGGGGCGGCACCCGGGGACAGCGTGGGGTTCGCGGCCCGGCTCGCGGCCGAGCACCGCATCTTCGTACGCAACCTCGACGTGCTCGGGCTCCCCGGCTATCTGCGGATCTCCGTAGGGACCGTGGACGAGGTGGAGCGCCTGTCCACGGCGCTCGCCGCCCTGCTCGGACACCAGTCATGA
- a CDS encoding tyrosinase family protein, with amino-acid sequence MVYTRKNQARLTSAEKRRFVNALLELKRKGEYDEFVRTHIEHYVSDGDNGLRVAHMTPSFLPWHRRFLLEFEQALQRLDPAVTVPYWDWTVDRTPGASLWGSGLMGGNGRRSDRQVMTGPFARTNGTWVIREGETGGDFLMRDFGRPQNPIELPTGAQLAWAMRDPVYDTEPWDSTSSGGFRNKLEGWTSGSGNSKWRNHNRVHRWVGGHMLGGASVNDPVFWLNHAFVDLLWDRWQARHPRSAPYLPEKPPRAGHGPPHGRICARFEGMPPWNAKPDELIGHRGIYRYA; translated from the coding sequence GTGGTCTACACGCGCAAGAACCAGGCCCGGCTCACCAGCGCCGAGAAGCGCCGGTTCGTCAACGCGCTGCTCGAACTCAAACGCAAGGGCGAGTACGACGAGTTCGTCCGGACGCACATCGAGCACTACGTCTCCGACGGGGACAACGGACTGCGGGTGGCCCACATGACGCCCTCGTTCCTGCCCTGGCACCGCAGGTTCCTCCTGGAGTTCGAGCAGGCCCTGCAGCGGCTCGACCCCGCCGTGACCGTCCCGTACTGGGACTGGACGGTGGACAGGACGCCCGGCGCCTCGCTCTGGGGCAGCGGGCTCATGGGCGGCAACGGACGGCGCTCCGACCGGCAGGTCATGACCGGTCCCTTCGCCCGCACCAACGGGACCTGGGTCATCAGGGAAGGGGAGACGGGCGGCGACTTCCTCATGCGCGACTTCGGCAGGCCGCAGAACCCGATCGAGCTGCCCACCGGCGCGCAACTGGCCTGGGCCATGCGCGACCCCGTGTACGACACGGAGCCCTGGGACTCCACCTCGTCCGGCGGTTTCCGCAACAAGCTGGAGGGGTGGACCTCCGGCAGCGGCAACAGCAAGTGGCGCAACCACAACCGCGTCCACCGCTGGGTCGGCGGACACATGCTCGGCGGCGCGTCGGTCAACGACCCCGTCTTCTGGCTGAACCACGCCTTCGTGGACCTGCTGTGGGACCGCTGGCAGGCGCGGCACCCCCGCTCCGCGCCCTATCTGCCCGAGAAGCCGCCGAGGGCCGGGCACGGCCCGCCGCACGGCCGTATCTGCGCCCGCTTCGAGGGGATGCCACCGTGGAACGCGAAGCCGGACGAGCTGATCGGCCATCGGGGCATCTACCGCTACGCGTGA